A genome region from Chelonia mydas isolate rCheMyd1 chromosome 24, rCheMyd1.pri.v2, whole genome shotgun sequence includes the following:
- the LOC119564238 gene encoding phospholipase A2 inhibitor and Ly6/PLAUR domain-containing protein-like yields MWVALPLCLLSTLLATGSALQCEVCASREQSCSGPLQPCIPSERTCVTVVAEMRLEGTSFSYTSKSCLEPKNCEPGPFSLTYAQNVTLRVNIACCNTDGCNAGAIPVPTVSSMPNGRQCLSFFKLDHFDRQPTGILACTGAEDHCVEESGILTLGDMTVMKIVGGCASPGSCMKRVGERKYAQGVVEMLIRANCYPAPRAGGDIGEP; encoded by the exons ATGTGGGTggctctgcccctctgcctgCTGTCCACTCTCCTGGCCACAG GGAGTGCTCTGCAATGCGAGGTGTGTGCGTCCAGAGAGCAATCGTGCTccggccccctgcagccctgcatcCCCTCAGAACGGACCTGCGTCACCGTCGTGGCAGAGATGAGGCTGG AGGGAACTTCCTTCTCCTACACTTCTAAATCATGCCTGGAGCCCAAGAACTGTGAGCCCGGCCCCTTCTCGCTGACCTACGCGCAAAATGTCACCTTGCGGGTGAACATCGCCTGCTGTAACACCGACGGCTGCAACGCTGGGGCCATCCCAG TGCCAACTGTGAGCTCCATGCCCAACGGCCGGCAGTGCCTGTCGTTTTTCAAATTGGATCATTTTGACAGGCAGCCGACGGGGATCTTGGCCTGCACCGGTGCCGAGGACCATTGTGTTGAGGAATCTGGGATATTAACACTGG GTGACATGACCGTGATGAAGATTGTCGGTGGATGTGCCTCCCCTGGCTCTTGCATgaagagagtgggggagaggaaatacGCCCAGGGCGTGGTGGAGATGCTGATCCGGGCCAACTGCTacccagctcccagggctggcgGGGACATcggggagccctga
- the LOC119564239 gene encoding phospholipase A2 inhibitor and Ly6/PLAUR domain-containing protein-like, with protein sequence MWVALPLCLLSTLLATGSALQCEVCASREQSCSGPLQPCAPSEGTCVTVVAEMRLEGTSFSYTSKSCLEPKNCEPGPFSLTYAQNVTLRVNIACCNTDGCNAGAIPVPTVSSVPNGRQCLSIFKLDGIYWKPFGILACTGAEDHCVEESGQLKVGGITVMKIVGGCASPRACMKRVGEKKYAQGVVEWLHGVECYPAPRAGGGIGEP encoded by the exons GGAGCGCTCTGCAATGCGAGGTGTGTGCGTCCAGAGAGCAATCGTGCTccggccccctgcagccctgcgcCCCCTCGGAAGGGACCTGCGTCACCGTCGTGGCAGAGATGAGGCTGG AGGGAACTTCCTTCTCCTACACTTCTAAATCATGCCTCGAGCCCAAGAACTGTGAGCCCGGCCCCTTCTCGCTGACCTACGCGCAAAATGTCACCTTGCGGGTGAACATCGCCTGCTGTAACACCGACGGCTGCAACGCTGGGGCCATCCCAG TGCCAACTGTGAGCTCCGTCCCCAACGGCCGGCAGTGCCTGTCGATTTTCAAATTGGATGGTATTTACTGGAAGCCTTTCGGGATCTTGGCCTGCACCGGTGCCGAGGACCATTGTGTTGAGGAATCTGGGCAATTAAAAGTGG GTGGCATCACCGTGATGAAGATTGTCGGTGGATGTGCCTCCCCTCGCGCTTGCATGAAGAGAGTGGGGGAGAAGAAATACGCCCAGGGCGTGGTGGAGTGGCTGCACGGGGTCGAGTGCTACCCAGCTCCCAGGGCCGGCGGGGGCATcggggagccctga